A single window of Thiohalobacter sp. DNA harbors:
- a CDS encoding SH3 domain-containing protein → MKNITRSGLAVLMGLALSGCVANQTRLGEGSTMVTGSGGNAGADGEARQLIKCARPIGTAALLEPENANYAQYGLTSPVPLIRLIMAQSRCFRVVDRGAASSALQRERALAAGGQLQKGSQMGGGQMVAADYIITPSIIFQDANSGGGFGGLGALLPGVAGAVAAGIKTTNLEAQVMLAVTNVRTGVQEAVAEGSAKKRDIGFGGLAFAGGVAGAGGAYESTDIGKITAAAFLDAHNKLVTQLGATPAAATQPDQAGYMTSARVNFRSGPSTSAPILKSLARGTPVTPTGQKQGSWWEVEAEGLTGWLHSNYITR, encoded by the coding sequence ATGAAAAACATCACAAGATCAGGGCTCGCGGTATTGATGGGGCTGGCATTGTCCGGCTGCGTCGCCAACCAGACGCGGCTCGGCGAAGGCTCCACCATGGTCACGGGCTCCGGCGGCAACGCCGGCGCCGATGGCGAGGCCCGGCAGTTGATCAAGTGCGCGCGGCCGATCGGCACCGCCGCGCTGCTCGAACCGGAGAACGCCAATTACGCGCAGTACGGGCTGACGAGCCCCGTCCCGCTGATCCGTCTCATCATGGCCCAGAGCCGCTGCTTCCGGGTAGTCGATCGCGGCGCCGCTTCCTCGGCGCTCCAGCGCGAACGGGCACTCGCCGCAGGCGGCCAGTTGCAGAAGGGCAGCCAGATGGGTGGCGGGCAGATGGTCGCCGCCGATTACATCATCACGCCCAGTATCATCTTCCAGGATGCCAACTCAGGCGGCGGATTCGGCGGCCTGGGCGCCCTGCTGCCGGGTGTCGCCGGCGCGGTCGCCGCCGGCATCAAGACCACGAACCTGGAAGCACAGGTCATGCTGGCGGTGACCAACGTGCGCACCGGCGTGCAGGAAGCCGTTGCCGAAGGCAGCGCCAAGAAACGTGATATCGGCTTTGGCGGGCTGGCATTCGCCGGTGGCGTCGCCGGCGCGGGCGGCGCCTACGAAAGTACGGATATCGGCAAGATCACGGCCGCAGCATTCCTGGATGCCCACAACAAGCTGGTCACCCAGCTCGGCGCAACGCCGGCCGCGGCAACACAACCGGATCAGGCCGGCTACATGACCAGCGCCAGGGTCAACTTCCGTTCCGGCCCCTCCACCAGCGCGCCCATCCTGAAATCCCTTGCACGCGGAACGCCCGTCACGCCGACCGGCCAGAAACAGGGAAGCTGGTGGGAAGTGGAAGCGGAGGGCCTGACCGGCTGGCTGCATTCCAACTACATCACCCGCTGA
- a CDS encoding DmsC/YnfH family molybdoenzyme membrane anchor subunit produces the protein MYKVRKDEPKYAFIPDVEHPERNRYGKPVQLVDENDPLAGKSLNINGDSGIGDNPNRYKQHGFYFNADNCIACHACEAACAEKNNTPPHLAFRSVGYLEGGSYPAVQRLNISMACNHCDNPVCLKGCPTRAYTKFAEYGAVLQDPDICFGCGYCTWVCPYNAPQLDTEAGHVSKCNMCIDRLEVGLKPACAAACLGGALDFGIIETTPEGRSQLETRIPGFPDPSITHPNIRFQQMRSLPREMRRVDSVPLRYVRDDQNARPDPGVKSGHHTGYRPAPLPVSESDTGWNLKALRSREDPLVLFTLITQGVVGAFLMLFLGPLFGLEMLSPAAHPVAYPVTLFGLIALQTFGLVISTLHLGRPHRFYRAFNNLRYSPVSREVAAVALFYNLLGAHALFSVLPQVTELVPAGVAGGLATASGWLAVIAGPLALWFMHRIYRIPARPYWNHWQVLSSFYGSMLVLGPLFAGLVFVPVAAAAGEPSGTLLRGLALPMLAGILLTAFGAWRHVLHLRAIGGEGEAALGVLRTRFRRVDLLRWGLTGAAAVALAAVALSGQGGIGTALLWALGGVLVLAAELLGRALFYVLVIPTTLPGAFFWRNPGFQAHAREAGLAEMPQVGVQVAHH, from the coding sequence ATGTACAAGGTAAGAAAAGACGAGCCGAAATATGCCTTCATTCCGGATGTAGAGCACCCGGAAAGAAACCGCTATGGCAAGCCCGTGCAACTGGTGGACGAGAACGATCCGCTGGCCGGCAAGAGCCTGAACATCAATGGCGACAGCGGCATTGGCGACAATCCCAACCGCTACAAGCAGCACGGCTTCTATTTCAACGCCGACAACTGCATCGCCTGCCATGCCTGCGAGGCGGCCTGCGCTGAAAAGAACAATACACCGCCGCACCTCGCATTCCGCTCCGTCGGGTATCTCGAAGGCGGCAGCTATCCGGCGGTACAGCGCCTGAACATTTCCATGGCTTGCAACCACTGCGACAATCCGGTGTGCCTCAAGGGCTGCCCGACGCGCGCCTATACCAAGTTCGCGGAATACGGCGCCGTGTTGCAGGACCCGGACATCTGTTTCGGTTGTGGCTACTGCACCTGGGTCTGCCCCTACAATGCGCCGCAGCTCGATACCGAGGCTGGGCACGTGTCCAAGTGCAACATGTGCATCGACCGGCTGGAAGTGGGGTTGAAGCCCGCCTGCGCGGCGGCCTGCCTGGGCGGTGCGCTGGACTTCGGCATCATCGAGACGACGCCCGAGGGGCGCAGCCAGCTGGAGACGCGCATACCGGGGTTCCCGGATCCCTCGATCACCCACCCCAATATCCGTTTCCAGCAGATGCGCAGCCTGCCGCGGGAGATGCGGCGGGTGGACAGCGTGCCACTGCGCTATGTGCGCGATGACCAGAACGCGCGTCCCGATCCGGGCGTCAAGAGCGGCCATCACACCGGCTACCGGCCCGCGCCCCTTCCGGTCAGCGAGTCGGATACGGGCTGGAACCTGAAGGCCCTGCGTTCGCGCGAGGACCCGCTGGTGCTGTTCACCCTCATTACTCAGGGCGTGGTCGGAGCTTTCCTGATGCTGTTCCTCGGTCCGCTGTTCGGACTGGAGATGCTGTCGCCGGCGGCGCATCCGGTCGCCTATCCTGTGACCCTGTTCGGGCTGATCGCCTTGCAGACCTTCGGCCTGGTGATATCCACCCTGCACCTGGGGCGCCCGCACCGCTTCTACCGCGCCTTCAACAATCTTCGATACTCGCCGGTGAGCCGGGAAGTCGCCGCGGTGGCGTTGTTCTACAACCTGCTCGGCGCCCATGCCCTGTTCTCGGTGTTGCCGCAGGTCACGGAGCTGGTGCCGGCCGGGGTCGCCGGCGGGCTGGCCACGGCCTCGGGCTGGCTGGCGGTCATCGCGGGGCCACTGGCGTTGTGGTTCATGCACCGCATCTACCGCATCCCCGCGCGGCCCTACTGGAACCACTGGCAGGTGCTCAGCAGTTTCTACGGCAGCATGCTTGTTCTGGGTCCCCTGTTCGCCGGGCTGGTGTTCGTGCCGGTCGCGGCCGCCGCGGGCGAGCCCAGCGGTACGCTGTTGCGGGGACTCGCCTTGCCCATGCTGGCCGGGATCCTGCTCACGGCGTTCGGTGCCTGGCGGCATGTTCTGCATCTGCGGGCCATCGGCGGCGAAGGCGAGGCCGCGCTCGGGGTGTTACGCACCCGGTTCCGCCGTGTGGACCTGTTGCGCTGGGGCCTGACGGGTGCCGCCGCGGTGGCGCTTGCGGCGGTGGCGCTGAGCGGGCAGGGCGGTATCGGTACGGCGCTGCTCTGGGCGCTGGGCGGGGTGCTGGTGCTGGCCGCGGAGCTGCTGGGGCGGGCACTTTTCTATGTGCTGGTGATCCCGACCACCCTGCCCGGTGCCTTCTTCTGGCGCAATCCCGGGTTCCAGGCGCATGCCCGCGAGGCAGGCCTGGCGGAGATGCCGCAGGTCGGCGTCCAGGTGGCGCATCACTGA
- a CDS encoding nitrate reductase, producing the protein MSEQTVRTTCPYCGTGCGVLATVDEAMNVRVAGDSEHPANYGRLCSKGAALGETVGLEDRLLFPEIDGERTDWGRALDHVAGEFSRIIAETGPESVAFYVSGQLLTEDYYVANKLMKGFIGAANIDTNSRLCMSSAVAAHKRAFGSDTVPGCYEDLERAKLVVIAGSNLAWCHPVLFQRLRQAKRNNPDLMVVVIDPRRTATCDIADRHLPLAPGTDHLLFNGLLCWLHDQGETHALFTAQATEGLDAALEAARAQVGDPARVAVACGLEEAALIDFYRLFARTERVVSLFSQGLNQFSYGTDKVNALINCHLLTGRIGRPGMGPFSLTGQPNAMGGREVGGLANQLAAHMELGSAEDRERVQRFWHAPVIADRPGLMAVDLFEAVSEGRVRALWIMGTNPAVSLPDSARVREALAACELLVVSDCVRDTDTTQYARVLLPAQAWGEKEGTVTNSERRISRQRAFLPSPGEARPDWWIVTEVARRMGFAEAFPYASAADVFREHAALSAWENDGRRDFDIGDLAELSDAGYALLEPIQWPVPKGAGQGRARLFDDGRFFTDSGRARFVAVGERAPAHAPGADYPLVLNTGRVRDHWHTLTRTGKSPRLSGHIVEPYCELHPDDAEAAGVADGGLVEIESRWGSALLRARVSDGQRPGSVFVPMHWNSRFSSLPSIDLLVNPDRDPLSGQPEFKHTPVRIRAFAAAWHGFLLSRRRLPMRHARYWSCARGNGYWRYEIAGDQPPRDWAACARDLLCSAEEQVDWLEYFDSARNRYRAARLVDGRLESCIFIGPDPRLPSRDWLAALFAEPALDDDARMSLLTGRPGKGRTDAGRVVCACFNVGENTLVEAIRAGKVDSVEAIGALLKAGTNCGSCIPELHALLEAHGHAAAENR; encoded by the coding sequence ATGTCCGAGCAGACAGTCAGAACCACCTGCCCCTACTGCGGCACCGGCTGCGGCGTACTGGCCACCGTGGACGAGGCGATGAATGTGCGCGTGGCCGGCGATTCGGAGCACCCCGCCAATTACGGGCGGCTCTGTTCCAAGGGCGCGGCGCTGGGCGAGACGGTGGGGCTGGAGGACCGGCTGCTGTTTCCGGAGATCGACGGCGAACGCACCGACTGGGGCCGCGCGCTTGATCACGTGGCCGGCGAGTTCTCGCGCATCATTGCCGAGACGGGCCCGGAATCGGTGGCCTTCTACGTCTCCGGGCAACTGCTCACCGAGGACTACTACGTTGCCAACAAACTGATGAAGGGCTTCATCGGCGCCGCCAACATCGACACCAACTCCCGCCTGTGCATGTCCTCGGCCGTGGCCGCGCACAAGCGGGCCTTCGGCAGCGACACCGTGCCCGGCTGCTACGAGGATCTGGAACGCGCCAAGCTGGTGGTCATTGCCGGGTCCAACCTGGCCTGGTGTCATCCGGTGCTGTTCCAGAGGTTGCGACAGGCAAAGCGGAACAACCCGGACCTCATGGTGGTGGTCATCGACCCGCGGCGCACCGCGACCTGCGATATCGCCGACCGCCATCTGCCCCTGGCACCGGGCACCGACCACCTGCTGTTCAACGGCCTCCTGTGCTGGCTGCACGACCAGGGCGAGACGCACGCGCTATTCACCGCGCAGGCCACCGAGGGCCTGGACGCGGCGCTGGAGGCTGCGCGCGCGCAGGTCGGCGATCCCGCCCGCGTCGCCGTGGCCTGCGGGCTGGAGGAGGCCGCGCTGATCGACTTCTATCGCCTGTTCGCGCGCACCGAGCGGGTGGTCAGCCTGTTCTCGCAGGGCCTCAACCAGTTTTCCTACGGCACCGACAAGGTCAATGCCCTGATCAACTGCCACCTGCTCACCGGGCGCATCGGCCGCCCGGGGATGGGCCCCTTCTCGCTGACCGGCCAGCCCAATGCCATGGGTGGGCGGGAGGTCGGCGGGCTGGCCAACCAGCTCGCCGCGCACATGGAGCTGGGCAGCGCGGAGGACCGCGAACGCGTGCAGCGCTTCTGGCACGCGCCGGTGATCGCGGACCGTCCCGGGCTGATGGCGGTGGACCTGTTCGAGGCCGTATCCGAGGGGCGCGTGCGGGCGCTGTGGATCATGGGCACCAATCCCGCGGTGAGCCTGCCCGACAGCGCCCGAGTGCGCGAGGCGCTGGCCGCCTGCGAGCTGCTGGTGGTGTCCGACTGCGTGCGTGACACCGACACCACGCAGTACGCGCGCGTGCTGCTGCCGGCGCAGGCCTGGGGCGAGAAGGAAGGCACGGTGACCAACTCCGAGCGCCGCATCTCGCGCCAGCGCGCCTTCCTGCCCAGCCCCGGGGAGGCGCGTCCCGACTGGTGGATCGTTACCGAGGTCGCGCGGCGCATGGGCTTCGCCGAGGCCTTCCCCTATGCCTCGGCGGCCGACGTGTTCCGTGAGCATGCCGCGCTCTCTGCCTGGGAGAACGACGGCCGGCGCGACTTCGACATCGGCGACCTGGCCGAGCTGTCCGACGCCGGCTATGCCCTGCTCGAACCCATTCAGTGGCCGGTGCCGAAGGGTGCGGGGCAGGGCAGGGCGCGGCTGTTCGATGATGGCCGCTTCTTCACCGACAGCGGCCGCGCGCGCTTCGTGGCCGTGGGCGAGCGGGCGCCCGCGCATGCGCCGGGCGCCGACTATCCGCTGGTGCTCAACACCGGCCGGGTGCGCGACCACTGGCACACGCTCACCCGCACCGGCAAGTCGCCGCGCCTGTCCGGTCACATCGTCGAGCCCTATTGCGAGCTGCATCCCGACGATGCCGAGGCCGCCGGGGTCGCCGACGGCGGACTGGTGGAGATCGAGAGCCGCTGGGGCAGCGCCCTGCTCCGCGCGCGGGTCAGCGACGGCCAGCGTCCCGGCTCGGTGTTCGTGCCCATGCACTGGAACAGCCGCTTTTCCAGCCTGCCCAGTATCGACCTGCTGGTGAACCCCGACCGTGACCCGCTCTCCGGTCAGCCCGAGTTCAAGCACACGCCGGTGCGCATCCGTGCCTTTGCTGCGGCCTGGCACGGTTTCCTTCTGTCACGCCGGCGCCTGCCCATGCGCCATGCCCGCTACTGGAGCTGTGCCCGGGGCAACGGCTACTGGCGCTACGAGATCGCCGGCGACCAGCCGCCACGCGACTGGGCGGCCTGTGCCCGGGACCTGCTCTGTAGCGCCGAGGAGCAGGTCGACTGGCTGGAATATTTCGATTCCGCGCGCAACCGCTATCGTGCCGCGCGGCTGGTCGACGGGCGGCTGGAAAGCTGCATCTTCATCGGCCCGGATCCCCGGCTGCCGTCCCGCGACTGGCTGGCCGCGCTGTTCGCCGAGCCGGCTCTCGACGACGACGCACGCATGAGCCTGCTCACCGGCCGCCCCGGCAAGGGCCGGACCGATGCCGGCCGCGTGGTCTGCGCCTGTTTCAATGTCGGCGAGAACACCCTCGTCGAGGCCATTCGCGCGGGCAAGGTGGACAGCGTCGAGGCCATCGGCGCCCTGCTCAAGGCCGGCACCAACTGTGGTTCCTGCATTCCCGAACTGCACGCCCTGCTCGAAGCCCATGGGCATGCGGCTGCGGAAAACCGATAG
- a CDS encoding YSC84-related protein, giving the protein MKSLRMFALTTLLAGLTLGGPAPAGWNPLAKEQASDQKAASDDAREAIAAFRNKDPSMKVFFDRAYGYAVFPTVAKGGMGIGGAYGKGEVYERGRLVGRSSLTQVTIGFQLGGQAYSEIIFFKDKATLDDFRSGNFEFSAQASAVAATAGASADADYSNGVAIFTLAKGGLMYEASVGGQKFSFTPLR; this is encoded by the coding sequence GTGAAATCCTTGAGAATGTTTGCCCTGACTACCCTGCTGGCAGGCCTGACGCTGGGCGGCCCGGCGCCAGCGGGATGGAACCCGCTGGCGAAGGAGCAGGCCAGCGACCAGAAGGCGGCGTCGGACGATGCCCGCGAGGCCATTGCGGCCTTCCGCAACAAGGATCCGAGCATGAAGGTGTTCTTCGACCGTGCCTACGGCTATGCGGTGTTCCCCACCGTGGCCAAGGGCGGCATGGGCATCGGCGGCGCCTATGGCAAGGGCGAGGTCTACGAGCGCGGGCGCCTGGTGGGCCGCTCCAGCCTCACCCAGGTCACCATCGGTTTCCAGCTCGGCGGCCAGGCCTATAGCGAGATCATTTTCTTCAAGGACAAGGCGACGCTGGATGATTTCAGGTCCGGCAACTTCGAGTTCAGCGCCCAGGCCTCGGCCGTGGCAGCAACGGCCGGCGCTTCGGCGGATGCGGACTACAGCAATGGCGTGGCCATCTTCACCCTGGCCAAGGGTGGGTTGATGTACGAGGCCAGTGTCGGCGGGCAGAAGTTCAGTTTTACGCCGCTGCGGTAG
- a CDS encoding integron integrase, whose protein sequence is MGRKPSPFLEQVRRACRVRHYSYRTEQAYVDWIRRFILFHGKRHPEVLREREVADFLSWLAVERHVSTSTQNQALNALVFLYRCVLERPLGDIGAVARARRPRRIPVVLSRAEVQRLLAELRGTPWLVAGLLYGSGLRLMEALRLRVKDLDFEHLAILVRAGKGNKDRVVTLPEPLVEPLQRQLRTVRNIHEQNLAEGFGDVALPHALARKYPGAAKSLAWQYLFPASRRSRDPRSDRTGRHHLDPTVIQKAVRGALRRAGIFKPASCHTLRHSFATHLLERGMDIRTVQEQLGHKDVKTTQIYTHVLSRGGSAVVSPLEETLRSDDERRSVASQVG, encoded by the coding sequence ATGGGACGGAAACCCTCCCCCTTTCTGGAGCAAGTGCGTCGCGCCTGCCGCGTCCGGCACTACAGCTATCGCACCGAGCAGGCCTACGTGGACTGGATCAGGCGCTTCATTCTGTTTCACGGCAAGCGGCACCCGGAAGTTCTGCGGGAACGCGAGGTTGCTGACTTCCTGAGCTGGCTCGCGGTAGAGCGGCACGTATCTACCAGCACGCAGAATCAGGCCCTGAACGCGCTGGTGTTTCTGTACCGCTGCGTACTCGAACGTCCCCTGGGGGATATCGGTGCCGTGGCCCGGGCGCGGCGGCCGCGTCGCATCCCAGTGGTACTGAGCCGGGCCGAGGTGCAACGCTTGCTGGCGGAGCTTCGTGGTACGCCCTGGCTGGTGGCGGGGCTTCTGTACGGCTCCGGACTGCGACTGATGGAGGCGCTGCGGCTGCGGGTAAAGGACTTGGATTTCGAACACCTGGCCATCCTGGTACGCGCCGGTAAGGGCAACAAGGACCGGGTGGTGACTCTGCCCGAACCCCTCGTCGAGCCGCTGCAGCGCCAGCTTCGAACGGTACGCAACATCCACGAGCAGAATCTCGCCGAAGGATTTGGCGATGTCGCCCTGCCGCACGCGCTGGCACGGAAATACCCGGGCGCAGCGAAGTCACTGGCCTGGCAGTATCTGTTCCCGGCCTCGCGGCGCAGCCGGGACCCGCGCTCGGACCGGACCGGCCGGCATCATCTCGACCCCACAGTGATACAGAAGGCCGTGCGCGGTGCCTTGCGGCGGGCAGGCATTTTCAAGCCGGCGAGTTGCCATACGCTGCGGCATTCGTTCGCCACTCATTTGCTGGAGCGGGGCATGGACATTAGAACGGTGCAGGAGCAATTGGGTCACAAGGATGTCAAGACAACCCAGATCTATACCCATGTGCTTTCGCGTGGGGGATCAGCAGTGGTCAGTCCGCTGGAGGAGACGCTGAGGTCTGACGATGAGCGGCGTTCGGTTGCCAGCCAGGTGGGTTGA
- a CDS encoding cold-shock protein, protein MATGTVKWFNESKGFGFISPAEGGDDVFVHFSAIQGGGFKTLAEGQQVSFEVERGPKGLQAASVTAL, encoded by the coding sequence ATGGCAACAGGTACCGTCAAGTGGTTCAACGAATCCAAGGGCTTCGGCTTCATCTCTCCCGCCGAGGGCGGTGACGACGTGTTCGTCCACTTCTCCGCCATCCAGGGCGGCGGGTTCAAGACCCTCGCCGAAGGCCAGCAGGTCAGCTTCGAAGTTGAGCGCGGCCCCAAGGGGCTGCAGGCAGCGAGCGTTACTGCGCTCTGA
- a CDS encoding TusE/DsrC/DsvC family sulfur relay protein → MSLNDLEIARDNEGFLIDPADWSPQVAERLAEELGLEMTPERWEIVELVREHFESHQVVPEARMILKRLRERHGKARATRRYIYSLFPWGYGQQACKIAGMRKPLKLMLDV, encoded by the coding sequence ATGAGCCTGAACGATCTGGAGATCGCCCGTGACAACGAAGGCTTCCTGATCGACCCCGCCGACTGGTCGCCCCAGGTCGCGGAACGCCTTGCGGAAGAACTTGGCCTGGAAATGACCCCGGAGCGCTGGGAGATCGTGGAACTGGTGCGGGAACATTTCGAATCGCACCAGGTAGTGCCCGAGGCGAGAATGATATTGAAGCGCCTGCGCGAGCGCCACGGCAAGGCGCGCGCCACCCGCCGCTACATCTACAGCCTGTTTCCATGGGGTTATGGCCAGCAGGCCTGCAAGATCGCCGGCATGCGCAAGCCGCTCAAGCTGATGCTGGATGTCTGA
- a CDS encoding adenine nucleotide alpha hydrolase, which translates to MTRALVSWSSGKDSAWALHRLRQDARYEVVGLFCTVNRAFGRVAMHGVRITLLRAQAARLGLPLEVIELPFPCSNAAYERIMGAFVEKARGQGIGAFAFGDLFLEDVRAYRERQLEGSGIAPVFPLWGEPTGALAREMIAAGLRAVLTCVDPRQAPAALAGRAFDAALLAELPEGVDPCGERGEFHSFVWDGPMFSAPVSVEPGEVVERDGFLYADLVPAGA; encoded by the coding sequence ATGACGCGGGCGCTGGTTTCATGGAGCAGCGGCAAGGACAGCGCCTGGGCGCTGCATCGCCTGCGTCAGGACGCGCGATACGAGGTGGTCGGGCTGTTCTGTACCGTCAATCGCGCCTTCGGGCGGGTGGCCATGCATGGTGTGCGCATCACGCTGCTGCGCGCGCAGGCGGCGCGCCTGGGCCTGCCGCTGGAGGTCATCGAGCTGCCCTTTCCCTGCAGCAATGCCGCCTACGAGCGCATCATGGGTGCCTTCGTGGAGAAGGCGCGGGGGCAGGGTATCGGGGCATTCGCCTTTGGGGACCTGTTTCTGGAGGACGTGCGCGCCTATCGCGAGCGGCAGCTCGAGGGCAGCGGCATCGCGCCGGTGTTTCCCCTGTGGGGCGAACCGACCGGGGCGCTGGCGCGGGAGATGATTGCGGCCGGTCTGCGCGCGGTGCTGACCTGTGTCGATCCCCGCCAGGCGCCTGCCGCGCTGGCGGGGCGTGCGTTCGATGCGGCCTTGCTTGCGGAGCTGCCCGAGGGTGTCGATCCCTGCGGGGAGCGCGGGGAGTTCCACAGTTTTGTGTGGGATGGTCCGATGTTCAGCGCGCCGGTCTCGGTTGAGCCGGGCGAGGTTGTGGAGCGGGACGGATTCCTGTACGCGGACCTGGTGCCGGCGGGGGCATAG
- a CDS encoding putative signal transducing protein has product MIRLYSAPDLIALQPARDLLDAAGIPYLVRNEFLSGALGELPAQEIWPQIWVAEADIDRARTALQPLKSAPARDKGSPWTCPRCGEENDASFEICWQCGQPRDERRQD; this is encoded by the coding sequence ATGATCCGCCTGTACTCGGCCCCGGACCTCATCGCCCTGCAACCGGCGCGCGATCTGCTGGATGCCGCCGGCATCCCCTACCTGGTGCGCAACGAGTTCCTGTCCGGGGCGCTGGGCGAACTGCCCGCGCAGGAGATCTGGCCGCAGATCTGGGTCGCCGAGGCCGATATCGACCGTGCCCGGACCGCTCTGCAACCCCTGAAATCCGCACCGGCGAGGGACAAGGGCAGCCCCTGGACCTGTCCCCGCTGCGGCGAGGAAAACGACGCAAGCTTCGAGATCTGCTGGCAGTGCGGGCAGCCGCGCGACGAGCGCCGGCAGGATTGA